One segment of Carya illinoinensis cultivar Pawnee chromosome 13, C.illinoinensisPawnee_v1, whole genome shotgun sequence DNA contains the following:
- the LOC122291967 gene encoding G-type lectin S-receptor-like serine/threonine-protein kinase RLK1 — translation MAMAMAFLPPWLLVSLLILLPISTVAQSNGNITAGASLIAGANRSPWLSPSRDFAFGFSPHSDRDSFLLSIWFAKIPDRTIVWYANGDKPAPRGSKVELTADRGLVLTGPQDQQLWSSQTIIGTVASGVMTDEGNFVLQDREFTTVWESFNSPTTPTDTLLPTQNLERGGVLSSRQSETNFSTGRFRLRLQQDGNLELFTVNLPTDYANEAYHTSKTTSADDPIASSPGRELVFNKSGYMFILRENGQRVNLTQVQQVESSADFYFRATLNFDGVFTLYSHPKASNSNRSWSPLWSLPENICVTSRVSEGIGVCGYNSICTLKADGRPMCGCPRGYSLLDPDDQYGSCKPDFIQGCEEDRLSPPGEDLYTWEDLTNTDWPTSDYVLLSPYTEDKCRQSCLEDCMCAVAIFRLGNSCWKKKLPLSNGRVDPSLNGGKALIKIRKNNSTLPVPVPPSDRYPEPKKKNQDTLILIGSVLLGGSAFVNVILIVAVCLGFSFIYHNKLQKIIANASSVQLNLRCFTYEELEEATDGFKEELGKGAFGVVYKGTIRMGSSVHVAVKKLNNSFQDSEREFRTEVSVIGQTHHKNLVRLLGFCDEGQQRLLVYEFLSNGTLAGFLFGDLKPSWNRRIEIAIGIARGLLYLHEECSGPIIHCDIKPQNILLDDYYNARIADFGLAKLLMMNQSHTNTAIRGTKGYVAPDWFRHMPITAKVDVYSYGVMLLEIICCRKSVCMESDLEDKAILTDWAYDCYQDGTLDALVEYDVEALDDRKRMEKFVKVAIWCIQENPSLRPTMRKVTQMLEEVVEVPVPPCPSPFSRPG, via the coding sequence ATGGCAATGGCAATGGCTTTCCTTCCTCCTTGGCTTCTTGTTTCCTTGCTAATTCTGCTACCGATTTCTACTGTTGCTCAAAGTAATGGTAACATTACAGCTGGAGCTTCTCTCATTGCAGGTGCCAATAGGTCTCCATGGCTATCTCCTTCTCGTGATTTTGCCTTTGGATTTAGCCCACACAGTGATAGGGATTCCTTCCTACTTTCCATCTGGTTTGCTAAGATACCAGACAGGACCATAGTTTGGTATGCAAATGGAGATAAGCCTGCTCCACGGGGATCAAAAGTGGAGCTTACTGCTGACCGTGGCCTAGTACTTACTGGCCCTCAAGACCAACAGTTATGGAGCTCTCAGACCATTATTGGTACTGTAGCTTCTGGTGTTATGACCGACGAAGGGAACTTTGTGCTTCAAGATAGAGAATTTACTACGGTATGGGAGAGTTTCAATAGTCCCACGACTCCCACCGATACGCTGTTGCCTACACAAAATCTGGAAAGGGGAGGGGTGCTTTCATCTCGACAATCAGAGACCAACTTTTCCACAGGGAGGTTTCGGCTGCGTTTGCAACAAGATGGAAATCTTGAGCTTTTTACCGTAAACTTGCCGACCGACTACGCTAACGAAGCATACCATACTAGTAAGACCACTTCCGCCGATGATCCTATTGCATCAAGTCCCGGTCGAGAATTGGTCTTCAACAAATCAGGCTAcatgtttattttgagagagaaTGGCCAACGAGTCAATCTAACACAGGTACAACAGGTAGAATCAAGTGCTGATTTCTACTTTAGAGCAACTCTTAACTTTGATGGAGTTTTTACCCTATATTCTCACCCAAAGGCTTCCAACAGCAACAGAAGCTGGAGTCCTCTCTGGTCTCTACCAGAAAATATCTGTGTTACCAGTCGTGTTAGCGAAGGTATTGGCGTTTGCGGGTATAACAGTATCTGTACTCTGAAGGCAGATGGAAGACCGATGTGTGGATGCCCCAGGGGATACTCCTTACTCGATCCAGATGACCAGTACGGTAGCTGCAAACCGGACTTCATACAAGGCTGTGAAGAAGACAGGCTAAGCCCCCCTGGAGAAGATCTTTATACTTGGGAAGACCTAACAAATACAGATTGGCCAACCTCTGACTACGTGCTGTTGAGCCCTTATACTGAAGATAAGTGCAGACAATCTTGCCTGGAAGACTGTATGTGTGCTGTTGCCATTTTCAGATTAGGTAATAGCTGTTGGAAGAAGAAGCTACCTCTCTCAAACGGGAGAGTAGATCCTAGCCTTAACGGGGGGAAAGCTCTCATCAAAATCAGGAAAAATAATTCCACCCTGCCGGTGCCGGTTCCTCCTTCTGATCGGTATCCAGaaccaaagaagaagaaccaggaTACTTTGATCCTCATTGGGTCAGTGCTTCTTGGTGGTTCTGCCTTTGTTAACGTAATATTAATTGTAGCAGTTTGTCTAGGTTTCTCCTTCATTTACCACAACAAGCTACAAAAAATTATCGCAAATGCTAGTAGTGTGCAATTGAATTTGCGTTGTTTTACTTACGAAGAGCTTGAAGAAGCCACAGATGGATTTAAGGAAGAATTGGGAAAGGGGGCTTTTGGTGTTGTTTACAAAGGAACAATACGAATGGGTTCTAGCGTTCATGTGGCAGTCAAGAAGTTAAATAATTCGTTCCAAGATAGTGAGAGAGAGTTCAGGACAGAAGTGAGTGTGATTGGCCAAACACATCACAAGAACCTGGTTCGATTGCTTGGATTTTGCGATGAGGGCCAACAACGGCTGCTGGTATACGAATTCTTGAGCAATGGCACTTTAGCAGGTTTTCTTTTTGGAGACCTGAAACCCAGTTGGAATCGAAGAATCGAAATTGCTATTGGGATTGCAAGAGGACTCTTGTATTTACATGAAGAGTGCAGCGGCCCGATCATCCATTGCGATATAAAGCCTCAGAACATACTCCTTGATGACTATTATAACGCTCGGATTGCCGACTTTGGATTGGCAAAGCTTTTGATGATGAACCAGAGCCATACCAATACTGCCATTAGAGGAACCAAAGGTTATGTTGCACCTGATTGGTTTAGGCACATGCCGATCACAGCCAAGGTGGATGTTTATAGCTACGGTGTCATGCTACTAGAGATCATTTGCTGCCGAAAAAGCGTATGTATGGAGTCGGATTTGGAAGACAAAGCAATTTTGACTGATTGGGCTTATGATTGTTATCAGGACGGAACACTAGATGCTTTGGTTGAATATGATGTGGAGGCGTTGGATGACCGAAAGAGGATGGAGAAGTTTGTGAAGGTCGCTATTTGGTGTATTCAGGAGAACCCATCTCTTAGACCAACCATGAGGAAGGTCACACAGATGCTCGAGGAAGTTGTCGAAGTTCCTGTTCCACCATGCCCCTCCCCTTTTAGCAGGCCAGGTTGA